The following are from one region of the Rosistilla carotiformis genome:
- a CDS encoding DUF1559 domain-containing protein yields MKLQKTRFAFTLVELLVVIAIIGILVGLLLPAVQAAREAARRMQCSNNLKQLGLALHNYHDTFKTFPPALLGSGRYNNATYHAQHGGIKNTTGWALMLPFFEQSALADKYDYNVCSSSSSPYGGLVAGDDTINDGLYNAPLDVLACPSDPSSGLVVSTSAGSTSMYSRREAIRTSYVFSVGSFTDYSGPWNTYSGNIHQGVFGNDGAANFAAMTDGTSTTIAIGEATGGAFKTSADYGPWGMTGTHTCCHGYLPNSSTEEISQTRAAAYSQNYSINGAYNNDAQGRTYAWVFGSKHPGGANFVFADGSVHLLTETMNYLTLQQLGYIRDGLPVPSDY; encoded by the coding sequence ATGAAATTGCAAAAGACAAGATTCGCGTTCACCTTAGTCGAATTGTTAGTCGTGATCGCCATTATCGGAATTCTGGTTGGACTGTTGCTGCCCGCGGTACAGGCCGCTCGCGAAGCCGCACGCCGGATGCAATGCAGCAACAACCTGAAACAACTCGGGCTTGCACTGCACAATTACCACGACACATTCAAGACCTTCCCCCCCGCATTGCTAGGTTCGGGACGCTACAACAACGCGACCTATCACGCGCAGCATGGCGGGATCAAAAACACCACCGGTTGGGCACTGATGTTGCCCTTCTTTGAGCAATCGGCGCTCGCCGACAAGTACGATTACAACGTCTGTTCCAGCAGTTCGAGCCCCTACGGCGGCCTGGTCGCGGGGGATGATACGATCAACGATGGCCTGTACAACGCGCCGCTGGATGTACTGGCATGCCCCTCCGATCCAAGCTCCGGCTTGGTTGTCAGCACTTCCGCCGGCAGCACCAGCATGTACTCGCGGCGCGAAGCGATTCGTACCAGCTATGTCTTTTCCGTTGGCAGTTTCACCGACTACAGCGGGCCATGGAACACCTATTCAGGTAATATCCACCAGGGTGTCTTCGGAAACGATGGGGCTGCAAACTTTGCCGCCATGACCGATGGCACGTCGACGACAATTGCGATCGGGGAAGCGACCGGTGGTGCGTTTAAAACTTCGGCTGATTATGGACCCTGGGGGATGACCGGCACGCACACCTGCTGCCACGGCTATCTGCCCAACAGCAGCACCGAAGAGATTTCTCAAACCCGCGCTGCAGCCTACTCACAAAATTACAGCATCAACGGAGCCTACAACAACGATGCCCAGGGCCGAACCTATGCATGGGTCTTCGGCAGCAAGCATCCTGGCGGGGCCAACTTTGTCTTTGCCGATGGGTCGGTCCACTTGTTAACCGAAACGATGAACTATCTGACATTGCAACAACTGGGCTACATCCGTGATGGCCTGCCCGTTCCTTCGGACTACTAA
- a CDS encoding carboxypeptidase-like regulatory domain-containing protein, with product MRFNVILILLALLCAGCDSSSTGPATVSVQGTVTLDGAPVEGANVYFINGQFSSSAKTDASGAYVLSEGAIAGPNTVYISKLSIPEGAMVGADGAIDEGQMMAMAGDPALANSKSGPKELLPARYSDPGKTELNLSVPEEGSEAANFELVSK from the coding sequence ATGCGTTTTAATGTGATTTTGATACTTTTAGCACTCCTCTGCGCCGGTTGCGATTCCTCTTCGACCGGCCCTGCGACCGTTAGCGTCCAAGGGACCGTGACGCTCGATGGCGCTCCTGTCGAAGGGGCGAATGTTTACTTCATCAACGGCCAATTCAGCAGTTCGGCGAAAACCGACGCCTCGGGTGCCTATGTGCTTTCCGAGGGAGCGATCGCCGGTCCGAACACCGTCTACATCAGTAAGCTGTCGATTCCCGAGGGAGCGATGGTGGGGGCCGACGGGGCCATCGACGAAGGGCAAATGATGGCAATGGCAGGTGATCCGGCACTCGCCAATTCAAAATCGGGGCCCAAGGAGTTGTTGCCAGCCCGCTACAGCGATCCGGGTAAAACGGAACTCAATCTTTCGGTCCCCGAAGAGGGATCCGAAGCTGCCAATTTTGAATTGGTTTCGAAATAG
- a CDS encoding outer membrane protein assembly factor BamB family protein, whose protein sequence is MNFSYRNPVLPCLAFLLLTSIAHGDNPAVLSSHEATHLGLEQAWGKTLQAGSGVGRLVDIALHVDETRSQKFIDIFDGEKLVWRTPTDRLDPVSGKPIGEEAVRKAAERELLFLKARGIKGEIREKVIPQIWLYALGADGTVQALDAETGETVWVQRAGEPRQPKFSLGVDDRYVSFLSGATLVQLDALKGSIVNIEPCKTVPMGGATIVGDYVMNPSTVGIEGHWLDDITEPPYLSMTSGHAIAKPRRFPKSKRMAWPTSEGLVYCMEATGSPSELFRIQSAGNVNGRVEAVGEDLMFFSSAGGSVYAFKVARSATPLWQYSTGEPMVGDVIALDKNIYATSSYGNLYAFDASSGQLVWKTPASRIKEVIGSIGDALIARDSSNHLAIVNALNGSRAATAMSTILHRTIVNRGTDRVYLVSDTGYVQCLRPIGRELPELKIAVEFKPEAETEEPTKPAAPKTNNENPFGAPAAGADPFGAPAGGADPFGAPAGGADPFGAPAGGGMDNADPFGAANPF, encoded by the coding sequence ATGAACTTTTCGTACCGAAACCCAGTCCTACCCTGCCTGGCGTTCCTGTTGCTCACATCGATCGCCCACGGGGACAATCCCGCAGTGCTTTCGTCGCACGAAGCAACCCATCTGGGACTCGAACAGGCCTGGGGAAAAACGCTGCAAGCCGGTTCGGGAGTTGGCCGCCTGGTCGACATCGCGCTGCATGTCGACGAAACCCGCTCGCAAAAGTTCATCGATATTTTTGATGGTGAAAAGCTTGTTTGGCGAACGCCAACGGACCGCTTGGATCCCGTCAGCGGAAAGCCCATCGGAGAGGAAGCGGTCCGCAAAGCCGCAGAGCGCGAACTGCTGTTCCTAAAAGCGCGCGGAATCAAGGGGGAGATCCGCGAGAAGGTCATCCCGCAAATATGGTTATATGCCTTGGGTGCCGATGGTACCGTCCAAGCCCTCGATGCCGAGACCGGCGAAACGGTGTGGGTTCAACGAGCCGGTGAGCCACGCCAGCCCAAATTTTCGCTTGGCGTCGACGACCGCTATGTCAGCTTCCTGTCGGGCGCGACGCTCGTTCAATTGGACGCCCTCAAGGGAAGCATCGTCAACATCGAACCGTGCAAGACGGTCCCCATGGGGGGCGCCACGATCGTCGGTGATTATGTCATGAATCCATCGACCGTGGGCATCGAAGGCCACTGGTTGGACGACATCACCGAACCGCCTTACCTGTCGATGACCTCCGGACACGCGATCGCCAAACCACGCCGCTTTCCAAAATCGAAACGGATGGCCTGGCCGACCAGTGAAGGGCTTGTCTATTGCATGGAAGCGACCGGATCGCCTTCGGAATTATTCCGAATCCAATCCGCCGGGAATGTCAACGGACGCGTCGAAGCGGTCGGCGAGGACCTGATGTTCTTCAGCTCCGCCGGTGGCAGCGTTTATGCCTTCAAAGTCGCACGCTCCGCGACACCGCTGTGGCAATACAGCACTGGCGAACCCATGGTCGGCGACGTCATTGCATTGGACAAGAATATCTATGCGACTAGCTCCTACGGAAACCTGTACGCATTTGATGCCTCCAGCGGGCAACTGGTTTGGAAGACGCCCGCTTCGCGGATCAAAGAGGTGATCGGATCGATCGGCGACGCCCTGATCGCTCGGGATTCATCGAACCATCTTGCAATCGTCAACGCGCTGAACGGTTCTCGCGCAGCAACCGCGATGAGTACCATCCTGCACCGTACGATTGTCAATCGCGGAACCGACCGCGTTTATCTGGTCAGTGACACCGGATACGTGCAATGTTTGCGACCGATCGGACGCGAGCTGCCCGAATTGAAGATCGCTGTCGAATTCAAGCCCGAAGCCGAAACCGAAGAGCCAACAAAACCGGCGGCACCGAAAACGAACAACGAAAATCCGTTTGGAGCTCCCGCAGCCGGAGCTGACCCGTTCGGCGCTCCGGCGGGTGGAGCCGATCCGTTTGGAGCTCCCGCAGGAGGAGCCGATCCGTTCGGAGCCCCCGCGGGTGGCGGCATGGACAATGCCGATCCGTTTGGAGCGGCCAATCCTTTCTAA
- a CDS encoding nucleotide pyrophosphohydrolase, with protein sequence MAEITLADAQQLVDDWINRLGVRYFSELTNLAQLTEEVGELARILSRRFGDQSAKPGEKLGDAGDELADVLFVTICLANQMGINLTEAFERNLVKKTVRDHDRHRNNPKLYDDDRR encoded by the coding sequence ATGGCTGAAATCACGCTTGCCGACGCGCAGCAGCTGGTCGACGATTGGATCAATCGCTTGGGAGTTCGCTACTTCAGCGAATTGACCAACCTCGCCCAGCTGACGGAAGAGGTCGGGGAGCTGGCCCGAATTCTATCGCGTCGCTTTGGTGATCAGAGCGCCAAGCCGGGCGAAAAGCTTGGCGATGCGGGTGACGAACTGGCGGATGTCTTGTTCGTCACCATTTGTTTGGCGAACCAAATGGGCATCAATCTCACCGAGGCCTTTGAACGGAACCTTGTCAAGAAGACGGTTCGCGATCACGACCGCCATCGGAATAATCCCAAGCTGTACGACGACGATCGCCGTTAA
- a CDS encoding FG-GAP-like repeat-containing protein, translating into MQIKHWMLSIVAASGAFQAVSPQTTSAESPASFQVRQLAVDANEGIAATDVDGDGKLDIVAGRFWYKNPEWTPRPLRMIEDWNGYVQSNGDYVFDVNQDGRPDVVAGSFIPTEVYWFENPGDPSLKLGKMWNKHLLVDTGQSRNEGVLFEDLDGDGRPEWIANSWAKDVPMYVGLLKPKSESGEEQAKKKDQKSEAAFSLVPTMIGKAGNGHGVGVGDLNGDGKTDLLVGQGWYEQPAENPWSGEWKFHKVWDLHASLPMLIVDVDEDGRNDIIFGKGHDYGLLWWQNTGVDDDGEIEFKEHMIDREFSQPHSLAWADLTGDGKPELITGKRYYAHNGNDPGGQEMPCMYYYTVDPKQAKFQRHTIEEGHVGTGLQIVVADFNQDGRNDIAVAGKSGTHLLTNTAQ; encoded by the coding sequence ATGCAAATCAAACATTGGATGCTTTCGATCGTTGCTGCCAGCGGCGCATTCCAGGCCGTCTCCCCACAAACCACGTCTGCGGAATCGCCAGCATCCTTTCAGGTCCGTCAGTTGGCCGTGGATGCTAACGAGGGGATTGCCGCCACGGATGTCGATGGGGATGGCAAGCTGGATATCGTTGCCGGGCGGTTTTGGTACAAGAATCCGGAATGGACGCCGCGGCCGCTGCGGATGATCGAGGATTGGAACGGATACGTGCAGAGCAACGGGGACTATGTCTTCGATGTCAATCAAGATGGCCGACCCGATGTGGTTGCCGGATCGTTCATCCCGACCGAGGTCTATTGGTTCGAGAACCCAGGCGATCCAAGCCTGAAGCTTGGAAAGATGTGGAACAAACATCTGCTGGTCGATACCGGGCAATCGCGAAACGAAGGCGTATTGTTCGAAGATCTCGACGGCGACGGGCGCCCTGAATGGATCGCCAACAGCTGGGCCAAAGATGTTCCGATGTACGTCGGCTTGCTGAAACCCAAATCGGAATCCGGAGAGGAACAGGCGAAAAAGAAGGACCAAAAATCGGAAGCCGCGTTTTCGCTAGTGCCCACGATGATCGGAAAGGCGGGAAATGGGCACGGCGTTGGTGTCGGAGATCTCAACGGCGATGGCAAGACGGACCTCCTGGTGGGTCAGGGATGGTATGAACAGCCTGCCGAAAATCCTTGGTCGGGCGAGTGGAAGTTCCACAAGGTGTGGGACCTACACGCGAGCCTGCCGATGTTGATCGTCGATGTCGACGAAGATGGGCGCAACGACATCATCTTTGGCAAAGGGCACGATTACGGATTGTTATGGTGGCAAAACACCGGCGTCGACGACGATGGGGAGATCGAATTCAAGGAGCACATGATCGATCGCGAATTCAGCCAACCGCACTCCTTGGCGTGGGCCGATTTGACGGGCGACGGAAAGCCCGAATTGATCACGGGAAAACGCTATTACGCCCACAATGGCAATGATCCCGGAGGGCAAGAAATGCCCTGCATGTACTACTATACCGTCGATCCGAAACAAGCTAAGTTTCAACGACACACGATCGAGGAAGGGCACGTTGGAACCGGCTTACAAATCGTGGTGGCCGATTTCAATCAAGATGGACGTAACGACATCGCCGTTGCGGGCAAAAGCGGAACACATCTGCTAACGAATACGGCTCAATAA
- a CDS encoding MaoC family dehydratase, which produces MNETLYLEDLHKGDHWVSPSRTITRDQVIGFADLTGDHDPLHVDEDFARKSAFRKPIAHGLLGLSIMAGLSSNHPQVHTIAFTDLEDWQFKHPIFFGDTVHVETEIIAIQPHGRRAGKVTWFRQLINQSGLVVQQGSLVTIVAAKTATKVRRKATEAHESV; this is translated from the coding sequence GTGAACGAAACACTTTATCTGGAAGATCTGCACAAGGGAGATCATTGGGTCAGCCCCAGCCGCACGATTACGCGAGATCAGGTGATCGGTTTTGCCGATTTGACCGGTGATCACGACCCCCTGCACGTCGACGAAGACTTCGCCCGCAAGTCGGCGTTTCGCAAGCCGATCGCCCATGGTTTGCTTGGCCTATCGATCATGGCGGGGCTCTCTTCAAACCATCCCCAAGTCCACACGATCGCGTTCACCGATCTCGAGGACTGGCAATTTAAGCACCCCATCTTTTTTGGTGATACGGTGCACGTGGAGACCGAAATCATCGCGATCCAGCCTCACGGCCGCCGCGCCGGGAAGGTGACCTGGTTCCGCCAATTGATTAACCAAAGCGGTCTGGTCGTGCAACAAGGCAGCCTGGTGACGATCGTGGCTGCAAAAACGGCGACAAAAGTCCGACGCAAGGCGACGGAGGCCCACGAATCGGTTTAA
- a CDS encoding preprotein translocase subunit SecA, whose protein sequence is MFSLPFRSPAARQLTRIERQLRGLANRSDQQLRERSATLRYRAAAGESLHRILPEAYALVVEAAQRTLNLRHYDVQLLGGIHLANRCVIEMETGQGKTLTATLPLYLHALRGQGVHLATSNDYLARRDADTMRPLFAMLGMTCGVVVDGMNDAQRRQGYCCDITYATAAELGFDFLRDRLKRRAERASGNGASELQPVGRGLEYLLADEADALMIDEANTPLVIAASSPLTDQKQALYDWAATTAPRALENQHYRYNLREGSVELLPAGRQWARQQLNGNLLEGHSILDRFEKLERAIQVHRDFHRDQQYIVREGEIVLVNEATGRLGEGRQWQDGIQQAIQAAERLPITAPTTHAAKLTVQGLFLAYRQLAGMTGTAVAAATELKKVYKANVIPIPPRHPSRRQPLSTRYFADQDQKYQAIVDEIVAVSQAGRPVLISTRSVENSQRLSKLLHDAQLPHQVLNAQEHASEAEIIARAGRSGQVTVATSMAGRGTDIELSDDVIERGGLHVILSEHHDSPRQDQQMWGRCGRQGQPGTYRLFLCLDDAILDRAYGEKSATQYRQHRHGNQATSLAAAQHALERRRRQNRMAALYHEKRRLRAIWEMGRDPLLDVM, encoded by the coding sequence ATGTTCTCTCTGCCGTTCCGCTCGCCAGCCGCTCGCCAATTGACGCGGATCGAACGTCAGTTGCGCGGACTTGCCAACCGATCAGACCAACAGCTTCGGGAACGATCGGCGACCCTGCGATACCGCGCCGCGGCAGGCGAATCGCTGCACCGGATACTCCCCGAAGCGTACGCACTCGTTGTCGAAGCGGCGCAGCGCACCTTAAACCTTCGCCACTACGACGTGCAATTGTTGGGAGGCATCCATCTAGCGAACCGCTGTGTGATCGAGATGGAAACCGGCCAAGGCAAGACGCTGACCGCAACCTTGCCGTTGTACCTGCACGCTTTGCGAGGCCAAGGCGTGCATCTGGCGACCAGTAATGATTACCTGGCTCGGCGCGACGCCGACACCATGCGACCACTGTTCGCCATGTTGGGAATGACCTGTGGCGTGGTGGTCGATGGAATGAACGACGCCCAGCGCCGACAGGGCTATTGTTGCGACATCACCTATGCCACCGCTGCCGAACTTGGTTTCGATTTCTTACGCGATCGTTTGAAGCGCCGCGCCGAACGTGCATCTGGCAACGGCGCGTCCGAACTGCAGCCGGTCGGTCGCGGGCTCGAATATCTGTTGGCCGATGAAGCGGATGCGTTGATGATCGACGAAGCGAACACGCCGCTGGTGATCGCTGCTTCGTCGCCGCTGACCGATCAAAAACAAGCCCTCTACGATTGGGCAGCGACCACCGCCCCTCGCGCACTCGAAAACCAACACTACCGGTACAACCTCCGCGAAGGCTCGGTGGAATTGTTACCCGCCGGACGCCAATGGGCGCGGCAACAATTGAACGGCAACTTGCTTGAAGGGCATAGCATCCTGGATCGATTCGAAAAGCTCGAACGGGCGATCCAAGTGCACCGCGACTTCCATCGCGACCAACAGTACATCGTTCGCGAGGGCGAGATCGTGTTGGTCAACGAAGCGACGGGACGCTTGGGTGAGGGGCGGCAATGGCAAGATGGCATTCAACAAGCAATTCAAGCGGCCGAGCGATTACCGATCACGGCGCCGACAACCCATGCGGCCAAACTGACCGTGCAGGGGCTGTTCCTCGCGTATCGTCAGCTGGCCGGCATGACAGGGACCGCGGTTGCCGCAGCGACCGAACTGAAGAAGGTGTACAAGGCCAACGTGATCCCGATTCCGCCGCGTCATCCTTCGCGGCGGCAACCGCTGTCGACACGCTACTTTGCCGATCAAGACCAAAAATACCAAGCCATCGTCGACGAAATCGTTGCCGTCTCGCAAGCGGGACGGCCGGTGCTGATCAGCACCCGTAGTGTCGAGAATTCGCAGCGTTTAAGTAAACTATTGCATGATGCCCAGCTGCCGCACCAAGTGCTTAACGCCCAAGAACACGCCTCGGAAGCGGAAATCATCGCCCGCGCCGGACGCTCGGGACAAGTCACGGTGGCGACCAGTATGGCGGGACGCGGCACGGATATTGAATTGTCCGACGACGTGATCGAGCGCGGCGGTCTGCACGTGATTCTTTCGGAGCACCATGATTCCCCGCGTCAAGATCAACAGATGTGGGGTCGCTGTGGACGCCAAGGGCAACCGGGAACGTATCGCCTATTCCTCTGCTTGGATGATGCGATCTTAGATCGAGCCTACGGCGAAAAATCGGCAACCCAATACCGTCAGCATCGGCACGGTAACCAAGCCACGTCCCTTGCGGCCGCCCAACATGCCTTGGAACGACGCCGTCGCCAGAACCGCATGGCGGCACTGTACCATGAAAAACGACGACTCCGCGCGATCTGGGAAATGGGCCGCGATCCGTTGCTGGATGTGATGTAA
- a CDS encoding site-2 protease family protein: MYATGSPTNPIPLRMRDDLRVVPHVYRGEPTYVVGDLLALEYFRLNEQEHALLTALDGQHSVIEIKEQFEARFAPHRITQQEIQAYLIDFHKKGLLAGALSDSGRHLHRMGRRRKLKQRFSEGKNVLAFRWRGINPDRAFRLANDCFGWFFSKPIVIANVLLMLFAVAWLAAHADEFVARLPRMQTFFSGNNWLLLAIVLAAMKVLHEFGHGIVLTRYGRRCHELGVMLLVFMPTLYVNTSDSWRLADKWKRAAIAAAGVYVELVLAALATLGWWHSRPGGFQYVCLNVMFLGSVSAVLFNGNPLLKFDGYYMLCDLIEIPNLQKRSQTIVRNLFLRFAFGVREGDEDMLPLRTKVWLVGYLIAATLYRIVLIYVIAFLIVRLFRPAGLQEFAKMFSFLLVAMLAIVPLIGLVKYFSVPGRIHKIKPVRGIGAAVLLVAAMVFLFAVPLPSHVVCDFVVQPRDAQTVYVQHDAVLETLHVTPKQYVQKGEKIATLRDLDVELEIAELSGRLIELDSEQRMLRLTRYHAPSGSDPLSNLREQRLTIEQRLAQLNRIQQQMVLLAPQSGMVMPIWSEPPPQADADTLDYWDGWTLHAENVGTSFLRGQPICKIGNLGTPDARLTIDQSDIEFIDIGQPVELLLDSRSAVSIPSRIESISETDADQIRAHVSQQFGGTIETKPNESIWTDEIEDPQNARPAGAVYQAIAHLPETEQPLEDGLHGTARIAIGQQTLASRAIRFLQKTFRIDL; the protein is encoded by the coding sequence ATGTATGCCACTGGCAGCCCAACGAATCCGATCCCCCTGCGAATGCGCGATGACCTGCGGGTGGTCCCTCACGTCTATCGCGGGGAACCGACGTATGTGGTCGGGGATTTGTTGGCGCTCGAATATTTTCGGTTGAACGAACAAGAGCACGCATTGCTGACGGCACTGGACGGCCAGCACAGCGTCATCGAAATCAAGGAACAGTTCGAAGCACGCTTCGCCCCCCATCGCATCACGCAACAGGAGATCCAAGCCTATCTGATCGACTTCCACAAAAAGGGGTTGCTCGCCGGAGCGCTGTCCGATTCCGGGCGTCATCTTCATCGGATGGGGCGGCGACGCAAGCTGAAGCAGCGATTCAGCGAAGGCAAGAACGTGCTGGCCTTTCGTTGGCGCGGGATCAATCCCGACCGCGCCTTCCGTCTTGCGAACGATTGTTTCGGTTGGTTCTTCAGCAAACCAATCGTGATTGCCAACGTGTTGCTGATGTTGTTCGCCGTCGCCTGGTTGGCCGCGCATGCGGATGAATTTGTCGCCCGCCTGCCCCGCATGCAGACATTCTTTTCAGGAAACAATTGGCTGCTATTGGCGATCGTACTGGCCGCGATGAAGGTGCTTCACGAATTCGGACACGGCATCGTTTTGACCCGGTATGGTCGCCGATGTCATGAACTGGGTGTGATGCTATTGGTTTTCATGCCCACCCTTTACGTCAACACCTCCGATTCCTGGCGTCTTGCCGATAAATGGAAGCGTGCCGCGATTGCCGCCGCCGGTGTCTATGTGGAACTGGTCCTGGCGGCGTTGGCCACATTGGGTTGGTGGCACAGCCGACCGGGCGGATTCCAATACGTCTGTCTCAACGTGATGTTTCTGGGATCGGTCAGTGCGGTGTTGTTCAATGGCAACCCGTTGTTAAAGTTCGACGGGTATTACATGTTGTGCGATCTGATCGAAATCCCCAACTTGCAGAAGCGATCCCAAACCATCGTTCGCAATCTCTTCCTTCGATTCGCGTTCGGCGTGCGGGAGGGAGACGAAGATATGTTACCGCTGCGAACGAAAGTCTGGTTGGTCGGGTATCTAATCGCCGCGACGCTCTATCGCATTGTTCTGATCTATGTCATCGCTTTTCTAATCGTTCGTCTCTTCCGCCCCGCGGGGCTGCAGGAGTTCGCCAAGATGTTCAGCTTTCTTTTGGTTGCCATGCTCGCCATCGTCCCGCTGATCGGGCTTGTCAAATACTTTTCCGTCCCCGGACGCATCCACAAGATCAAACCCGTTCGCGGCATCGGCGCGGCCGTACTGCTTGTCGCGGCGATGGTGTTCCTGTTCGCCGTCCCTTTGCCCAGCCATGTCGTCTGCGACTTCGTCGTTCAACCGCGCGATGCGCAAACGGTCTACGTCCAACATGATGCGGTTCTGGAAACGCTGCATGTGACGCCGAAACAATACGTCCAGAAGGGGGAAAAAATCGCGACGCTACGCGACCTGGATGTAGAGCTGGAGATCGCCGAACTCAGCGGTCGTCTGATTGAACTCGATAGCGAACAACGGATGCTCCGCTTGACGCGGTACCATGCTCCTTCCGGAAGCGACCCATTGAGCAATCTTCGCGAACAACGGTTGACGATCGAACAACGTCTGGCGCAATTGAACCGGATCCAACAGCAAATGGTTCTGCTGGCGCCTCAATCGGGCATGGTGATGCCGATCTGGTCGGAACCGCCGCCGCAGGCCGATGCCGACACCCTCGATTACTGGGACGGCTGGACACTGCACGCCGAAAACGTGGGGACATCCTTCCTGCGTGGCCAACCGATTTGCAAAATCGGGAATCTGGGAACCCCCGACGCGCGATTGACGATCGACCAAAGTGATATCGAATTTATCGACATAGGCCAACCGGTCGAACTGTTGCTCGATTCCCGTTCCGCGGTGTCGATCCCCAGTCGCATCGAATCGATCTCCGAAACCGATGCCGACCAGATCCGGGCCCATGTGTCGCAACAGTTTGGTGGAACGATTGAAACCAAGCCCAACGAGAGCATCTGGACCGACGAAATCGAAGATCCGCAGAACGCGCGTCCGGCGGGCGCCGTCTACCAAGCGATCGCCCATCTGCCAGAGACCGAACAACCGCTGGAAGATGGTTTGCACGGAACCGCTCGCATTGCGATCGGCCAACAGACATTGGCGTCCCGGGCGATCCGGTTCCTGCAAAAGACATTCCGGATTGATCTATAG